The following coding sequences lie in one Listeria ivanovii subsp. londoniensis genomic window:
- the mprF gene encoding bifunctional lysylphosphatidylglycerol flippase/synthetase MprF, with protein sequence MKEKLMQAYGWFQKNSTIVKIVFITFVMAFVVFEIISIARDIDYPSLKANLTSQSPEQIFLMFIIGLIAVTPMLLYDYVIVKLLPGKFSPSHVVASGWITNTFTNIGGFGGVLGASLRAGFYGKNASHKEILLAISKIALFLVSGLSIYCLVSLTTLLIPGFADHFIKYWPWLLAGGLYFPILFIITKWKSKSLFVDLPLKRELTLVVASLLEWGFAFGCFAIIGVMLGEPIDIFKVFPLFVIASVIGIASMVPGGVGTFDVVMILGLSQLGISQELALAWMLFYRIFYYIIPFIVGLLFFVQKAGKRVNDFLEGLPLLFLQKVAHRFLVIFVYCSGLLLILSSAIPNAVYHVPLLYKIMPFNFLFTSQITIVAFGFLLLGLARGIECKTQKAYIITFIVLGCAIFNTLARVFSIKQAVFLGIVLLCLFLARNEFYREKLVYTWSKVIIDSIIFIVCLAGYIIIGIYNSPNIKHSKKIPDYLQIASEHLWLVGFVGVFIAVVSLVIIYIYLSTTKEKLGSPFEAVKVREHLAKWGGNEVSHTMFLRDKLLFWAAGGEVLFAYRIIADKMVIMGEPTGNMDKMEEAIEEVMTNADRFGYRPVFYEVRGTMIPYLHDHGFDFIKLGEEGFVDVQTFTMSGKKKKGERALMNKLEREGYTFEVIQPPFNSETWKILRAISDEWLDGREEKGFSLGFFDTYYLEQADIAIAKNGEGTVVGFASMMPSYTDEMTSIDLMRYSKEAPSGIMDFLFINLFEKAKEDGFQTFNAGMAPLANVGESKFAFLGERLAGLVYRYSQGFYGFKGLRNFKSKYVTEWEQKFVAFRKRSSIAFTMLQLMILVGKKRPLANNQIVLDLPLAEETKKADSE encoded by the coding sequence ATGAAAGAAAAATTAATGCAAGCTTATGGTTGGTTTCAAAAAAATAGTACGATAGTAAAAATTGTCTTTATCACATTTGTAATGGCTTTTGTTGTATTCGAAATTATTAGTATTGCTAGGGATATTGACTACCCATCTTTAAAAGCAAACTTAACATCACAAAGCCCTGAACAAATCTTTCTTATGTTTATCATTGGACTAATAGCAGTGACACCAATGCTTTTATACGACTATGTGATTGTTAAACTGTTACCTGGAAAATTTTCACCAAGTCATGTTGTAGCTTCTGGATGGATTACGAATACTTTTACAAACATTGGCGGGTTTGGTGGCGTACTGGGAGCAAGTTTAAGAGCTGGTTTTTATGGGAAAAATGCTTCTCATAAAGAAATTTTACTTGCAATCTCCAAAATCGCTTTATTCCTTGTTTCAGGGTTATCGATTTATTGTTTAGTTTCACTTACAACGTTATTAATACCTGGTTTTGCCGATCACTTTATTAAATATTGGCCATGGCTTCTTGCAGGGGGCTTATATTTCCCAATTTTATTTATTATTACAAAATGGAAGAGTAAGTCGTTGTTTGTTGACTTACCTCTTAAAAGAGAACTAACATTAGTTGTAGCTTCTTTGCTAGAGTGGGGGTTTGCATTTGGTTGTTTCGCTATTATCGGTGTCATGCTAGGTGAACCGATAGACATTTTCAAAGTATTTCCACTTTTTGTTATTGCTTCTGTAATCGGAATTGCATCCATGGTGCCAGGCGGGGTCGGAACATTCGACGTAGTAATGATTCTTGGCTTAAGTCAATTAGGTATTTCTCAAGAATTAGCGCTTGCCTGGATGTTATTTTATCGTATCTTCTATTATATTATTCCATTTATCGTTGGGCTATTATTCTTTGTTCAAAAAGCGGGCAAACGTGTTAATGACTTTTTGGAAGGATTGCCACTGCTATTTTTACAAAAAGTAGCGCACCGGTTTTTAGTTATCTTTGTTTATTGCTCGGGTTTATTATTAATTCTATCGTCTGCGATTCCAAATGCGGTATACCATGTGCCACTACTTTATAAGATTATGCCGTTTAACTTTTTGTTTACATCACAAATTACGATAGTTGCCTTTGGATTTTTACTTCTTGGACTTGCTCGTGGAATTGAATGTAAAACACAAAAAGCATATATTATTACATTTATAGTACTGGGCTGTGCGATTTTCAATACATTAGCTCGTGTTTTTTCTATCAAACAAGCTGTATTTTTAGGAATAGTCTTACTTTGTTTATTCTTAGCAAGAAATGAATTTTATCGTGAAAAACTTGTCTATACGTGGAGTAAAGTTATTATTGACAGTATTATATTTATTGTTTGTCTAGCAGGTTATATTATTATCGGTATTTATAATTCACCTAATATTAAACATTCCAAAAAAATTCCAGATTATTTACAAATTGCTTCAGAGCACTTGTGGCTAGTCGGTTTCGTTGGAGTTTTCATTGCTGTTGTCAGCTTAGTAATTATTTACATTTATCTCTCCACTACAAAAGAAAAACTAGGTTCTCCGTTTGAAGCAGTAAAAGTTCGAGAACATTTAGCCAAATGGGGCGGAAATGAAGTTAGCCATACGATGTTTTTACGTGATAAATTATTATTTTGGGCAGCTGGCGGAGAAGTGCTTTTTGCTTACCGAATAATTGCTGATAAAATGGTCATCATGGGGGAACCAACAGGTAATATGGACAAAATGGAAGAAGCAATTGAAGAAGTGATGACAAATGCTGATCGATTTGGCTATCGTCCAGTCTTCTATGAAGTTCGCGGTACGATGATTCCATATTTACATGATCATGGTTTTGATTTTATCAAGCTAGGGGAAGAAGGTTTTGTAGACGTTCAAACCTTTACAATGAGTGGTAAAAAGAAAAAAGGCGAGCGTGCACTAATGAATAAATTAGAGCGAGAAGGCTATACTTTTGAAGTGATTCAACCACCATTTAATAGTGAGACATGGAAGATTTTGAGAGCAATTTCGGATGAATGGCTGGATGGTAGAGAAGAAAAAGGATTCTCACTTGGGTTCTTTGACACCTACTATTTAGAGCAAGCAGATATTGCTATCGCTAAAAATGGAGAAGGTACGGTTGTAGGGTTTGCTTCAATGATGCCGTCTTACACCGACGAAATGACATCCATTGACTTAATGCGCTACTCAAAAGAAGCTCCATCTGGAATTATGGACTTTCTGTTCATAAATTTATTCGAAAAAGCAAAAGAAGATGGTTTCCAAACATTCAATGCTGGGATGGCTCCGCTTGCCAATGTTGGAGAAAGTAAATTTGCCTTTTTAGGAGAACGTTTAGCAGGACTAGTTTACCGCTACAGCCAAGGATTCTATGGATTCAAAGGATTACGGAATTTCAAGTCCAAATATGTTACTGAGTGGGAACAAAAATTTGTGGCCTTTAGAAAACGAAGCTCTATCGCGTTTACGATGCTTCAATTAATGATTCTTGTTGGAAAAAAACGACCACTTGCGAATAACCAAATAGTACTAGATCTTCCACTAGCTGAAGAAACCAAAAAAGCAGATTCTGAATAA
- a CDS encoding VanZ family protein yields MQAQKCRFFVLLLPALYLLYGVSLALQFGNNADLMNTIANSCLLFIATIILTKMAKLKNWLDFIWFCVFILYIFILLHLVAYIAIGDFVNSTYTGDFHIQKEMINLIPFTTIENTFTQTLPTMPTIIQIIGNILLLSPLSFFLLYFKITNSGWKALLVVLLTSCGIELLQFVQTTMITGFESISLPPDRSTDVDDIILNTLSGLFGVLLAYMIPPVRKRIKKRR; encoded by the coding sequence ATGCAAGCCCAAAAATGCCGTTTTTTTGTATTGTTATTGCCAGCACTCTATCTTTTATATGGAGTATCGCTTGCATTACAATTTGGAAATAATGCAGATTTAATGAATACAATAGCAAATAGTTGCTTGCTTTTTATCGCAACAATCATTTTAACCAAAATGGCAAAATTGAAAAATTGGTTAGATTTTATCTGGTTTTGTGTTTTTATTCTATATATCTTTATTTTATTACATCTCGTTGCCTATATCGCAATTGGTGACTTTGTTAATAGTACATACACAGGCGATTTTCACATTCAAAAAGAAATGATTAATTTGATTCCATTCACTACGATTGAGAATACTTTTACGCAAACATTACCAACGATGCCGACAATTATTCAGATTATCGGGAATATATTACTACTATCTCCCTTATCATTTTTTTTGCTTTACTTCAAGATTACTAACTCTGGATGGAAGGCGTTACTTGTTGTCTTGCTTACATCATGTGGAATTGAATTACTTCAATTTGTTCAAACAACGATGATTACTGGATTTGAAAGTATATCTTTACCACCAGATCGTTCAACAGATGTAGATGATATCATATTAAATACATTAAGTGGATTATTCGGCGTGTTACTTGCTTATATGATTCCGCCGGTCAGGAAAAGAATAAAGAAAAGAAGATGA
- a CDS encoding cation diffusion facilitator family transporter, which translates to MKELFGLLKEGNKSALTAALVNTIVSIIKGVTYFFTGNIAMFAETLHSLGDAANQFFVFIGSALSKKRPTKRFPHGFGRIVNLVLLGAVIVVGIMAFETIREGFSHIIHPTSSTGFLINLIVLLLCTALEFSVLVKAMREIAHDVGLESKGLALFKDSILNLSKAKAATKLVFLEDSVATGGGLLAMIAVIISHYTPYHQAEGIASMLIGVMMFIVVGKVFLDNAAGVIGESDKSMHLTVGQLVMSDPDVRDIQVLTVLKEGDVFHVDVEIELDPLLTLAEVDDIKDRLEENISKLRGVADVLISFDEDDAIRNWEYGDGR; encoded by the coding sequence ATGAAGGAATTATTTGGATTACTAAAAGAAGGCAACAAATCAGCTTTAACAGCCGCTCTTGTCAATACGATTGTTTCGATTATTAAAGGAGTTACTTACTTTTTCACTGGAAATATTGCGATGTTTGCAGAGACATTACATAGTCTTGGTGATGCAGCAAATCAATTTTTTGTATTTATCGGTTCGGCTTTAAGCAAAAAAAGACCGACAAAACGTTTCCCACATGGTTTTGGTCGAATAGTTAATTTAGTATTGTTAGGGGCAGTTATCGTCGTTGGAATTATGGCTTTCGAGACTATCCGAGAAGGTTTTTCGCATATAATCCACCCTACTAGTTCAACTGGTTTCCTTATTAACTTAATTGTTCTTTTGCTTTGTACGGCCCTTGAATTTTCCGTACTTGTAAAAGCAATGCGCGAAATTGCACATGACGTAGGTTTAGAGTCAAAAGGATTGGCGTTGTTTAAAGATAGTATTCTTAACTTAAGTAAAGCCAAAGCTGCGACAAAACTGGTATTCTTGGAAGATTCGGTTGCAACTGGTGGTGGACTATTAGCGATGATTGCTGTGATTATTTCGCACTATACACCTTATCATCAAGCAGAAGGTATTGCCTCGATGTTAATTGGTGTAATGATGTTTATCGTGGTCGGAAAAGTCTTCTTGGACAATGCTGCTGGAGTTATTGGTGAGTCAGATAAAAGTATGCATCTAACAGTCGGTCAGCTAGTAATGAGCGACCCTGATGTTCGTGATATCCAAGTGTTAACCGTCTTAAAAGAAGGCGATGTATTTCATGTCGATGTCGAAATTGAGCTGGATCCACTGCTTACACTTGCTGAAGTCGATGATATTAAAGATCGACTAGAAGAAAATATTAGCAAACTTCGCGGTGTAGCGGATGTCCTCATTTCGTTTGATGAAGATGATGCGATTCGGAACTGGGAATACGGTGATGGTCGTTAG
- a CDS encoding GNAT family N-acetyltransferase: protein MQITGERIYLKPFQLSDVNQKLAFHLKNKSFFAGYSTERDECFYTLEEQQALILRLEDFAASDVEYYYGIFLKDTDDLIGTINLFSILRESLQSAFIGYFLDKEHNGNGYATEAVKLMVDFGFDILGLHRIEAGVMPKNERSKQVLLHAGFHLEGLAVKNVRINGTWEDHQVLAIINPEDVTN from the coding sequence ATGCAAATTACAGGGGAACGAATTTATCTGAAACCATTTCAATTATCAGATGTGAATCAAAAGTTAGCATTTCATTTGAAAAACAAATCATTTTTTGCGGGTTATTCTACAGAACGAGATGAGTGTTTTTATACACTGGAAGAGCAACAGGCACTTATTTTACGATTAGAAGATTTTGCTGCAAGTGACGTCGAATATTATTATGGAATATTTCTAAAAGATACTGACGACTTAATTGGGACCATTAATTTGTTTAGTATTTTGCGTGAATCTTTACAATCTGCGTTTATTGGTTATTTTCTAGATAAGGAACATAATGGAAATGGCTATGCGACAGAAGCAGTAAAGTTAATGGTTGATTTTGGCTTTGATATTCTTGGCCTTCATCGTATTGAAGCAGGGGTAATGCCAAAAAATGAACGTTCTAAGCAGGTGCTTTTACATGCAGGATTTCATTTAGAAGGCTTGGCTGTCAAAAATGTTCGGATAAATGGGACATGGGAAGACCATCAAGTGCTCGCGATAATTAATCCAGAAGATGTAACTAATTAA
- a CDS encoding methyl-accepting chemotaxis protein encodes MNINNETEDATLLLDGLLQNVAIIRFDINKKVIYANNLFAEAMGYTADEMLQLSHPDLCFPEFVQSASYKQMWTNLLAGEKFQNKIERKNARGERVWFEATYIPIIRDETVIGVAKIATDITRREETVHDFAAGLKVMATNLKEHSSVGKTRSESLLKLVKSITKESNENTDTLHDLQTEAQNIHGIIHTINGIASQTNLLALNAAIEAARAGDAGRGFSVVAEEVRKLSSRVEEAIKEVEKSVNGITQEINTISSGTERVEAKVEESQEVLILSLEDFSQIESASTALDQNAGAFTKMI; translated from the coding sequence ATGAATATCAACAATGAAACAGAAGACGCTACTCTCCTACTTGATGGTTTGCTTCAAAACGTGGCAATAATTCGTTTTGATATAAATAAAAAAGTGATTTATGCAAATAACTTGTTTGCTGAAGCAATGGGTTATACAGCAGACGAAATGCTACAATTATCACATCCTGATTTATGTTTTCCAGAATTTGTTCAAAGTGCTAGTTACAAACAAATGTGGACGAACCTACTTGCTGGTGAAAAATTTCAAAATAAAATTGAACGTAAGAATGCGCGTGGAGAACGTGTTTGGTTTGAAGCTACTTATATTCCAATCATTCGTGATGAAACTGTTATAGGTGTAGCAAAAATTGCCACTGATATTACACGAAGAGAAGAAACAGTCCATGATTTTGCAGCAGGATTAAAAGTAATGGCAACAAATTTAAAAGAACATTCCAGTGTTGGAAAAACGCGTAGTGAATCCCTCCTCAAACTCGTGAAATCTATCACGAAAGAATCCAATGAAAATACCGATACTTTACATGATTTACAAACAGAAGCGCAAAATATTCACGGGATTATTCATACAATTAATGGTATTGCCTCGCAAACGAACTTGCTTGCTCTTAACGCGGCGATTGAAGCGGCGCGTGCTGGGGATGCTGGACGCGGATTTAGCGTGGTTGCCGAAGAAGTTCGCAAATTATCTAGCCGTGTGGAAGAAGCCATTAAAGAAGTGGAAAAAAGCGTAAATGGTATAACCCAAGAAATCAATACCATTTCAAGTGGAACTGAACGTGTCGAAGCAAAAGTGGAGGAAAGCCAAGAAGTGCTTATTTTATCTTTAGAGGACTTCAGCCAAATCGAGTCTGCTTCCACTGCCTTGGATCAAAATGCAGGTGCTTTTACAAAAATGATTTAA
- the rlmD gene encoding 23S rRNA (uracil(1939)-C(5))-methyltransferase RlmD, translating into MNQNPVEEGQKFPLTIRRMGINGEGIGYFKKAVVFVPGAITGEEVVVEAVKVRDRFTEAKINKIRKKSPNRVTAPCPVYEACGGCQLQHVAYSAQLELKRDIVIQSIEKHTKIDPQKLNIRATIGMEDPWRYRNKSQFQTRLVGSGQVETGLFGVNSHQLVPIEDCIVQQPVTIKVTNFVRDLLEKYGVPIYDEKAGSGIVRTLVVRTGVKTGETQLVFITNSKKLPKKREMLAEIEAALPEVTSIMQNVNQAKSSIIFGEETFLLAGKESIHEKLMELEFDLSARAFFQLNPFQTERLYQEVEKALVLTGSETLVDAYCGVGTIGQAFASKVKEVRGMDTIPESIEDAKRNAEKNGLENVYYEVGKAEEVFPKWMKEGFKPDAVIVDPPRSGCDQGLIGSLLQAEAKQLVYVSCNPSTLARDLALLAKKYRVRYMQPVDMFPQTAHVETVVLLELKTN; encoded by the coding sequence ATGAATCAAAATCCAGTAGAAGAAGGACAAAAATTCCCACTAACGATTAGACGTATGGGAATCAACGGGGAAGGAATCGGCTACTTTAAAAAAGCAGTCGTATTTGTACCTGGTGCAATTACCGGCGAAGAGGTAGTGGTAGAAGCAGTCAAAGTTCGGGACCGTTTTACCGAAGCAAAAATTAATAAAATTCGCAAAAAATCTCCTAACCGAGTTACCGCACCATGCCCAGTATATGAGGCGTGTGGCGGATGCCAGCTCCAACATGTGGCCTATAGTGCTCAACTTGAATTAAAACGAGATATAGTAATTCAATCAATCGAAAAACATACGAAAATTGATCCGCAAAAATTAAACATCCGTGCTACTATCGGCATGGAAGACCCTTGGCGTTACCGTAATAAAAGTCAGTTTCAAACACGTTTAGTTGGTAGTGGCCAAGTAGAAACAGGTTTATTTGGAGTGAATTCGCACCAATTAGTACCAATTGAAGATTGTATCGTTCAGCAACCTGTGACAATTAAAGTTACTAATTTTGTTCGTGATTTGCTCGAAAAATATGGCGTTCCGATTTACGACGAAAAAGCAGGCAGTGGAATTGTCCGGACGCTTGTTGTTCGAACAGGTGTCAAAACCGGCGAAACCCAACTTGTTTTCATTACAAATAGTAAAAAACTACCAAAAAAACGTGAAATGCTTGCAGAAATCGAAGCAGCTTTACCAGAAGTTACCTCGATTATGCAAAATGTTAACCAAGCTAAATCTTCTATCATTTTTGGCGAAGAAACATTTCTGTTAGCAGGAAAAGAAAGCATTCATGAAAAATTAATGGAACTGGAATTCGACCTATCTGCCCGTGCCTTTTTCCAATTAAACCCGTTCCAAACCGAACGACTTTATCAAGAAGTAGAAAAAGCACTCGTACTTACTGGCAGTGAAACTTTAGTCGATGCTTATTGTGGTGTCGGAACGATTGGTCAAGCATTTGCATCAAAAGTAAAAGAAGTTCGCGGCATGGACACTATTCCAGAATCAATTGAAGACGCTAAACGAAACGCCGAAAAAAATGGTCTAGAAAATGTCTACTATGAAGTCGGAAAGGCAGAAGAGGTTTTTCCAAAATGGATGAAAGAAGGCTTCAAACCAGACGCCGTAATTGTCGATCCACCAAGAAGTGGCTGTGATCAAGGCTTGATTGGGTCATTACTACAAGCAGAAGCAAAACAACTCGTCTATGTTTCTTGTAATCCGTCAACACTCGCACGTGACTTAGCTTTACTTGCTAAAAAGTATCGTGTACGTTACATGCAACCCGTCGATATGTTCCCGCAAACAGCACATGTGGAAACAGTGGTGCTTTTAGAACTGAAAACCAACTAA
- a CDS encoding OsmC family protein produces MTKPLKLVYTENGFDTGEFLIDENKTGYSPADLMLMSIAGCSAIVFRNILRKKRIGFTDLWIDATMERIPEEENRIHAIHLHFKITGTDLNPQVLEKVLKLTPKYCSMIRSVENSIIVDESLEIMP; encoded by the coding sequence ATGACAAAACCATTAAAGCTAGTTTATACTGAAAATGGCTTCGACACAGGGGAGTTTTTAATTGATGAAAATAAGACTGGTTATTCACCTGCCGACCTAATGTTAATGTCAATAGCAGGTTGTAGCGCCATCGTTTTTCGAAATATTTTACGGAAAAAGCGGATTGGTTTTACAGACTTATGGATAGACGCAACGATGGAACGCATCCCAGAAGAAGAAAATCGTATACATGCTATCCATCTTCATTTTAAAATAACTGGTACTGATTTAAATCCTCAAGTATTAGAAAAAGTATTAAAACTAACACCCAAATACTGTTCGATGATTCGTTCTGTAGAAAATAGCATCATTGTCGATGAAAGTCTTGAAATCATGCCATAA
- a CDS encoding deoxynucleoside kinase, producing MTEGVEKNVIVLAGMIGAGKSSYTELIARELGTKAFYESIQDNRILELFYADPKRWAFALQIYFLNTRFRSIKAALTDQNNVLDRSIYEDALFTQINYEEGNISKPEMDTYLDLLDNMMEELTFMPKKAPDLLIYLRGNLDTVLKRISLRGRPYEQVQENPGLLDYYKQLHSRYDSWFESYDKSDTLVINIDEIDINDSKDAEYVMQLIHHKLKR from the coding sequence ATGACGGAAGGAGTAGAAAAAAACGTGATTGTTTTAGCAGGAATGATTGGTGCTGGTAAGAGTAGTTATACAGAACTAATCGCGCGTGAGCTTGGTACAAAGGCGTTTTATGAAAGCATCCAAGATAACCGGATTTTGGAGCTATTTTATGCTGATCCAAAAAGATGGGCCTTTGCCTTGCAAATTTATTTTTTAAATACGCGTTTTCGTAGTATAAAAGCTGCGTTAACTGATCAAAATAATGTGCTGGATCGAAGCATTTATGAAGATGCACTTTTCACACAAATAAATTATGAAGAAGGTAACATTTCTAAACCAGAAATGGATACGTACCTTGATTTACTAGATAATATGATGGAAGAGCTTACTTTTATGCCAAAGAAAGCGCCTGACTTACTGATTTATTTGCGTGGGAATTTAGATACCGTTTTAAAACGAATTTCATTGCGTGGACGTCCTTATGAACAGGTTCAAGAAAATCCAGGGTTACTTGATTATTATAAACAGCTTCATAGCCGCTATGACAGTTGGTTCGAGTCTTATGATAAAAGTGATACGCTTGTCATTAATATTGACGAAATCGACATTAATGATTCGAAAGACGCCGAATATGTGATGCAGTTAATCCACCATAAATTAAAACGCTAA
- a CDS encoding YihY/virulence factor BrkB family protein, with protein sequence MWNKTVKHVKQSSIFQVGQTVTGRVGQNDVSGNAAQLAYYMLFSIFPMMLIAATLLAYMHIDKDSVFNMLKEFAPEQILDFLEENLNNLLTQKNGGLLSIGIIATLWSASNGMNAVMKSLNKAYGVTNKRNYVMQRLLSMLFTLAMLATVGATLLLIVFGQQIGLFLINHLNFSEDFLDFWNNLRWTVTLIVIFVVFTFLYWVAPNRRSTLISVLPGAIFSTVGWTIASVGFAYYVNNFANYSATYGSIGVIIILMLWFYLTGIILMVGGELNATLAIRKKKRQLGEIN encoded by the coding sequence GTGTGGAATAAAACAGTCAAGCATGTAAAACAAAGTAGCATTTTTCAAGTTGGGCAAACAGTAACTGGAAGAGTTGGTCAAAATGATGTATCTGGAAACGCCGCACAATTAGCATACTATATGTTATTTTCGATTTTCCCAATGATGTTAATTGCTGCTACTTTGCTCGCTTACATGCATATTGACAAAGATTCTGTTTTTAATATGTTAAAAGAATTTGCACCAGAGCAGATTTTAGATTTCTTAGAAGAAAATTTAAATAACTTACTAACCCAGAAAAATGGGGGATTGCTTTCAATCGGGATTATTGCGACTCTATGGTCAGCTTCTAATGGAATGAATGCCGTAATGAAATCGCTCAATAAAGCATATGGTGTGACAAATAAACGTAATTATGTGATGCAGCGATTGTTGTCAATGCTTTTCACACTTGCAATGCTGGCGACAGTTGGAGCAACCTTGCTATTAATCGTATTTGGGCAACAAATTGGCTTATTTCTAATTAACCATTTAAATTTCTCGGAAGATTTTCTTGATTTTTGGAATAATCTTCGGTGGACCGTTACTTTAATTGTTATTTTCGTTGTATTTACCTTTTTATATTGGGTCGCGCCAAATAGGCGTAGTACGTTAATTAGTGTGCTTCCAGGAGCTATATTTTCAACGGTTGGTTGGACTATCGCATCGGTTGGCTTTGCTTATTATGTTAATAACTTCGCCAATTATTCAGCAACTTATGGTAGTATCGGGGTCATTATCATTTTGATGTTATGGTTTTATTTAACTGGAATTATTCTTATGGTTGGTGGGGAGTTAAATGCAACCCTCGCAATTAGGAAAAAGAAAAGGCAATTAGGAGAAATAAATTAA
- a CDS encoding DUF1128 domain-containing protein, whose translation MNLETPSQENLNFMLTEITTKLKMVNVGVFENISLDSVDYNALTEIYQLIKRKSNFSPREMQLFAEELRRIRK comes from the coding sequence ATGAATCTTGAAACCCCTTCACAGGAAAACTTGAATTTTATGTTAACCGAAATCACGACTAAATTAAAAATGGTAAATGTTGGCGTTTTTGAAAATATCTCACTTGACTCTGTTGATTATAACGCACTTACTGAGATTTATCAGCTAATTAAACGTAAATCAAATTTTAGCCCGCGCGAAATGCAATTATTTGCCGAAGAGCTTCGCCGGATTAGAAAATAA
- a CDS encoding aminoglycoside N(3)-acetyltransferase, with the protein MGEKMAIWRTKKPYTTKKIVSDLERVGIAKGDTIIFHASMSKAHWICGGAVAVILALQEAVGENGNIVMPAQTGQLTDPAKWENPPVPESWWKIIRAETPPFDPFVTPTRGMGVIAETFRSMPDVSRSFHPYHSFCAWGKDKRWIVHNQPLAESLGDDSPLGKLYQLSAKIILFGVDNNNNTSLHLAEERSNVFPLVENQAAFLKNGAIIWKKYQEIDYDSEAFIALGRAYEKEMDFHPTTVAGAPTKIYAMRSLIDFGTHYFQTKNH; encoded by the coding sequence GTGGGAGAAAAAATGGCCATTTGGCGGACAAAAAAACCATACACAACGAAAAAAATTGTATCAGATCTCGAGCGTGTTGGAATAGCGAAAGGAGATACGATTATTTTTCATGCTTCCATGTCAAAGGCACATTGGATTTGTGGCGGGGCAGTAGCGGTTATTTTGGCACTTCAAGAAGCGGTCGGTGAAAACGGTAATATTGTAATGCCAGCACAAACAGGGCAATTAACTGATCCAGCTAAGTGGGAAAATCCGCCAGTTCCAGAAAGTTGGTGGAAAATTATCCGAGCGGAAACACCACCATTTGATCCATTCGTAACACCAACTAGAGGAATGGGAGTTATTGCAGAAACTTTTCGATCGATGCCTGATGTGTCACGAAGTTTTCATCCATACCATTCTTTTTGTGCTTGGGGTAAAGATAAAAGATGGATAGTACATAACCAACCACTTGCAGAGAGCTTAGGAGATGATTCGCCTCTAGGAAAGTTATATCAACTTTCGGCAAAAATTATTCTGTTTGGCGTAGATAACAATAACAATACATCACTGCATTTGGCAGAAGAACGATCGAATGTTTTCCCGCTGGTGGAAAATCAAGCCGCTTTTTTAAAGAATGGTGCTATTATCTGGAAAAAGTATCAAGAAATTGACTATGATAGTGAAGCCTTTATCGCGCTAGGTCGAGCCTATGAAAAAGAAATGGATTTTCATCCGACAACGGTTGCAGGTGCACCAACCAAAATTTATGCTATGCGTAGTTTAATTGATTTTGGAACCCATTATTTTCAAACAAAAAACCACTGA